A single genomic interval of Quadrisphaera sp. RL12-1S harbors:
- a CDS encoding class I SAM-dependent RNA methyltransferase has protein sequence MSTEQAPSEVSPVGLEVEVEVGAVAHGGHCVARHEGRVLFVRHALPGERVLARVTEGAPRDSYWRADAVQVLRPSPDRVAPPCPWAGPGLCGGCDWQHAAPPAQRALKAAVVAEQLERLAGLDAAALAGVVGAPAGSGLVVEAVDGDGVDVEAGLRWRTRVQYAVGPGGRLGLREHRSHRVVEVDDCRIAAPRAAELDPRAVTWPGAEAVEVVAPQPGEDRLLVVTPRRTGDGQGRRLRLPTPPVPSSLAVVGDEGLARVRGRTWVAQEVELPRGPRTFRVTGSGFWQVHPGAAAALAGAVVAFAALEPGDRVADLYAGAGLLTAALAEEVGAEGGVVSVEGDARAVADARRNLRDLPQVRVLPGRVDRALAAMAADDEHVDVVVLDPPRVGARRPVLERVAALRPRTVVHVACDPAALARDVAVLGELGYRLDALRAFDLFPQTHHVEAVARFTRA, from the coding sequence GTGAGCACCGAGCAGGCACCGTCCGAGGTCTCGCCCGTGGGCCTGGAGGTGGAGGTCGAGGTCGGCGCCGTCGCGCACGGCGGCCACTGCGTGGCCCGCCACGAGGGCCGGGTGCTGTTCGTGCGCCACGCCCTGCCCGGCGAGCGCGTGCTGGCCCGCGTCACCGAGGGCGCCCCTCGCGACAGCTACTGGCGCGCCGACGCCGTGCAGGTCCTGCGGCCCTCCCCGGACCGGGTGGCGCCGCCGTGCCCGTGGGCCGGGCCGGGCCTGTGCGGCGGCTGCGACTGGCAGCACGCCGCGCCGCCCGCGCAGCGCGCCCTCAAGGCCGCGGTGGTCGCCGAGCAGCTGGAGCGCCTCGCCGGCCTCGACGCCGCCGCCCTGGCGGGCGTGGTCGGCGCTCCGGCGGGGTCGGGGCTGGTGGTGGAGGCCGTCGACGGCGACGGGGTGGACGTCGAGGCCGGGCTGCGCTGGCGCACGCGCGTCCAGTACGCGGTGGGCCCGGGCGGGCGCCTCGGCCTGCGCGAGCACCGCTCCCACCGCGTGGTGGAGGTGGACGACTGCCGCATCGCCGCCCCCCGCGCCGCCGAGCTGGACCCGCGCGCGGTGACCTGGCCCGGCGCCGAGGCGGTGGAGGTGGTGGCCCCGCAGCCCGGTGAGGACCGCCTGCTCGTGGTGACCCCGCGCCGCACGGGCGACGGGCAGGGGCGCCGGCTGCGCCTGCCGACCCCGCCCGTGCCGTCGTCCCTGGCGGTGGTGGGGGACGAGGGCCTGGCGCGCGTGCGCGGCCGCACCTGGGTGGCCCAGGAGGTGGAGCTGCCCCGCGGGCCGCGGACGTTCCGGGTGACCGGCTCCGGCTTCTGGCAGGTGCACCCCGGTGCCGCGGCGGCGCTCGCGGGCGCCGTGGTGGCCTTCGCCGCTCTGGAGCCGGGCGACCGGGTGGCCGACCTGTACGCGGGCGCCGGGCTGCTCACCGCGGCGCTGGCCGAGGAGGTCGGCGCCGAGGGCGGCGTCGTCAGCGTGGAGGGCGACGCGCGGGCGGTGGCCGACGCCCGCCGCAACCTGCGCGACCTGCCGCAGGTGCGGGTGCTGCCGGGCCGGGTGGACCGGGCGCTCGCGGCCATGGCCGCCGACGACGAGCACGTGGACGTCGTGGTGCTCGACCCGCCGCGGGTCGGCGCGCGCCGCCCGGTGCTGGAGCGGGTGGCGGCGCTGCGGCCCCGCACGGTGGTCCACGTCGCGTGCGACCCCGCGGCGCTGGCCCGCGACGTGGCGGTGCTGGGGGAGCTGGGGTACCGCCTCGACGCGCTGCGCGCGTTCGACCTGTTCCCGCAGACCCACCACGTGGAGGCCGTCGCGCGCTTCACGCGCGCCTGA
- a CDS encoding iron-siderophore ABC transporter substrate-binding protein, whose translation MRRRDLLALVPATAIAAALAACSSGGTASGGTSSAAPSGSASGSGGAGSAFPATVQTKFGDVTVTAAPQRVVALGWGDAETALALGVQPVGASDWLAFGGEGVGPWAKGLYTKAPTIIATLEPSYEAIAALQPDLILDTKSSGDAARHQRLSQIATTVGVPTGGDSYLTTTRQQVELVSTALGKQAEGQQLLEGLREGFEAAAAAHPQWKGRTATVATKTSNGWGAYVAAPGAEGSDPLGGRVEFMEALGFQQNPKIAALPANSGGFSVDVSTEQLDLLDADVVVAFPIFIPTSDITGDAAWGAVPAVAAKHALVIDGDTASAFSLGTTLATQYALEQLVPQLETVSP comes from the coding sequence GTGCGCCGCCGCGACCTGCTCGCCCTCGTCCCCGCCACCGCGATCGCCGCGGCGCTGGCCGCGTGCTCCTCGGGAGGCACCGCCTCCGGCGGGACCTCGTCGGCGGCGCCGTCCGGCTCGGCCAGCGGCTCGGGCGGTGCCGGCTCAGCGTTCCCCGCCACGGTGCAGACCAAGTTCGGCGACGTCACCGTCACGGCCGCCCCGCAGCGCGTGGTCGCGCTGGGCTGGGGAGACGCCGAGACGGCGCTCGCCCTCGGCGTGCAGCCCGTCGGCGCCTCCGACTGGCTGGCCTTCGGCGGCGAGGGCGTCGGCCCGTGGGCCAAGGGCCTGTACACCAAGGCCCCGACGATCATCGCCACGCTCGAGCCGTCCTACGAGGCCATCGCGGCGCTCCAGCCCGACCTCATCCTCGACACCAAGAGCTCCGGCGACGCCGCCCGGCACCAGCGCCTCTCCCAGATCGCGACCACGGTGGGCGTGCCCACCGGCGGGGACAGCTACCTCACCACCACCCGCCAGCAGGTGGAGCTGGTCTCCACCGCGCTGGGCAAGCAGGCCGAGGGCCAGCAGCTGCTGGAGGGGCTGCGCGAGGGCTTCGAGGCCGCCGCGGCCGCCCACCCGCAGTGGAAGGGCCGCACCGCCACGGTGGCCACCAAGACCTCCAACGGCTGGGGCGCCTACGTCGCCGCCCCCGGCGCCGAGGGCTCGGACCCGCTCGGCGGGCGGGTGGAGTTCATGGAGGCCCTCGGCTTCCAGCAGAACCCGAAGATCGCCGCGCTGCCGGCCAACTCCGGCGGCTTCAGCGTGGACGTGTCCACCGAGCAGCTGGACCTGCTGGACGCCGACGTCGTCGTCGCCTTCCCGATCTTCATCCCCACCAGCGACATCACCGGGGACGCCGCCTGGGGCGCCGTGCCGGCGGTGGCCGCGAAGCACGCCCTCGTCATCGACGGGGACACCGCCAGCGCGTTCTCCCTGGGCACCACGCTGGCCACCCAGTACGCCCTGGAGCAGCTGGTGCCCCAGCTGGAGACCGTCTCCCCCTGA
- a CDS encoding FecCD family ABC transporter permease, which translates to MTRARRRRAALLVMAACLLVAVWLSLAVGSRPVPPATVLHALSSALGGGAAPAGTDAGVVVDQRLPRTVLGLAAGAALGVSGALVQAVTRNPLADPGVLGVTAGASFAAAVAVGVLGASATGGGVWAALLGALLASVLVQLVGASTSGGRGSPVQLLLAGLALGAVLAGLTSALRLSDPQAFSALVVWESGNLADRGWSGLAAVWPLLAAGLVVALALTPALNAVALGDDLAQALGARVWLVRAASVGAVALLAGGATAAAGPIAFVGLVVPHAVRWAVGPDQRWLVACCAFAAPVLLLLADVVGRVVLRPGELPAGVVTAALGAPVLIALVRRQRVPAP; encoded by the coding sequence ATGACCAGGGCCCGGCGGCGCCGCGCGGCGCTGCTCGTCATGGCCGCCTGCCTCCTCGTGGCGGTCTGGCTGAGCCTCGCCGTCGGCTCGCGCCCGGTGCCGCCGGCCACCGTCCTGCACGCGCTGTCGTCGGCGCTGGGCGGCGGGGCCGCGCCAGCGGGCACGGACGCGGGCGTCGTCGTCGACCAGCGGCTGCCGCGCACGGTGCTGGGGCTCGCCGCCGGCGCGGCCCTGGGCGTCTCCGGCGCCCTCGTCCAGGCCGTGACGCGCAACCCCCTGGCGGACCCGGGCGTCCTCGGCGTCACCGCCGGTGCCTCCTTCGCCGCGGCCGTGGCGGTGGGCGTGCTGGGGGCCTCGGCCACCGGCGGCGGGGTCTGGGCCGCGCTGCTGGGCGCGCTGCTGGCCTCCGTGCTCGTGCAGCTGGTGGGGGCCTCGACCAGCGGCGGGCGCGGCTCGCCCGTCCAGCTGCTGCTCGCCGGGCTGGCCCTCGGCGCGGTGCTCGCCGGGCTCACCTCGGCCCTGCGCCTGTCCGACCCGCAGGCCTTCTCCGCCCTCGTGGTGTGGGAGAGCGGGAACCTCGCCGACCGCGGCTGGTCCGGGCTCGCGGCGGTGTGGCCGCTGCTGGCCGCCGGGCTGGTGGTGGCCCTGGCGCTGACGCCCGCGCTCAACGCCGTGGCGCTCGGCGACGACCTCGCCCAGGCCCTCGGCGCCCGGGTCTGGCTGGTCCGCGCGGCGTCCGTGGGCGCGGTGGCGCTGCTGGCCGGCGGGGCGACGGCGGCCGCCGGGCCGATCGCCTTCGTGGGGCTCGTGGTGCCGCACGCCGTGCGGTGGGCCGTCGGGCCCGACCAGCGGTGGCTCGTGGCCTGCTGCGCGTTCGCGGCGCCCGTGCTCCTGCTGCTCGCGGACGTCGTGGGGCGCGTCGTGCTGCGTCCGGGGGAGCTGCCCGCCGGCGTGGTCACCGCCGCCCTCGGCGCCCCCGTGCTCATCGCCCTGGTCCGCCGCCAGCGGGTGCCGGCCCCGTGA
- a CDS encoding FecCD family ABC transporter permease translates to MSASVGLREGWRGGRLPVVGIRLHRRPLVVGLAVAAACAALAVVALGTGDYPLSPAQVLTAVLDPGAGFERTIVLGWRLPRVLAALAFGAALGASGAVFQSLTRNPLGSPDVIGFSTGAYTGALLSLTVLGGGAGAAFSATTGSATGSTGGGVSTTAGALVGGMLTAAAVYALARVRGTVQGYRLVVVGIAATAVLHSANTYLLLRAQTEVAMAGAVWGAGSLSLVGWQDLRWALAALALLAPLLALLAAALRQLELGDDTASAHGVPVERARLALVVVGVALVSVVTAASGPIAFVALAAPQVARLAMRGPGLPLLGSALVGALLLLSADQAAQRFASGVPVGVVTVVGGGVYLLALLLVRSRRPGRAAA, encoded by the coding sequence GTGAGCGCGTCGGTGGGGCTGCGGGAGGGCTGGCGCGGCGGGCGGCTGCCGGTGGTCGGCATCCGCCTGCACCGGCGGCCGCTGGTGGTGGGGCTGGCGGTGGCCGCCGCCTGCGCCGCGCTCGCGGTCGTGGCCCTGGGCACGGGGGACTACCCGCTCTCCCCGGCCCAGGTGCTCACCGCCGTGCTCGACCCGGGCGCCGGCTTCGAGCGCACGATCGTGCTGGGGTGGCGGCTGCCGCGGGTGCTCGCGGCGCTGGCCTTCGGCGCTGCGCTGGGGGCCTCCGGGGCGGTCTTCCAGTCCCTCACCCGCAACCCCCTCGGCTCGCCCGACGTCATCGGCTTCTCCACCGGCGCCTACACCGGCGCGCTGCTGTCGCTGACCGTGCTCGGCGGCGGCGCCGGCGCAGCCTTCTCCGCCACCACCGGGTCGGCCACCGGGTCCACCGGCGGCGGGGTCTCCACCACCGCGGGCGCGCTGGTGGGCGGCATGCTCACCGCCGCCGCCGTCTACGCCCTGGCGCGCGTGCGCGGGACGGTGCAGGGCTACCGGCTCGTCGTCGTCGGGATCGCCGCCACGGCGGTGCTGCACTCCGCCAACACCTACCTGCTGCTGCGCGCCCAGACCGAGGTGGCCATGGCCGGGGCGGTCTGGGGCGCCGGCTCCCTGTCGCTGGTCGGCTGGCAGGACCTGCGGTGGGCGCTGGCGGCGCTGGCCCTCCTGGCGCCGCTGCTCGCACTGCTCGCGGCGGCGCTGCGCCAGCTGGAGCTCGGTGACGACACCGCCAGCGCCCACGGCGTGCCCGTGGAGCGGGCCCGGCTGGCGCTCGTCGTCGTCGGCGTCGCCCTGGTCTCCGTGGTGACCGCCGCTTCCGGGCCGATCGCCTTCGTGGCGCTCGCCGCGCCGCAGGTGGCCCGTCTGGCGATGCGCGGGCCGGGGCTGCCGCTGCTCGGGTCCGCGCTGGTGGGGGCCCTGCTGCTGCTCTCGGCCGACCAGGCGGCGCAGCGGTTCGCCTCCGGGGTGCCGGTGGGCGTGGTGACCGTGGTGGGCGGCGGGGTGTACCTGCTGGCGCTGCTGCTGGTCCGCAGCCGGAGGCCGGGGAGGGCGGCGGCGTGA
- a CDS encoding ABC transporter ATP-binding protein encodes MSEQTGRAASRLPRLEAQHLRLGYEGRAVADDLSLAVPDGSFTAVVGPNACGKSTLLRAFSRLLRPQGGTVLLDGQTLASYRPKEAARRIGLLPQSASAPEGITAGDLVARGRYPHQGLVRQWSAADEVAVAEAMVATGVDELRDRLVEELSGGQRQRVWVAVALAQQTPLLLLDEPTTFLDIAHQVELMDLFADLHEAGTTVVAVLHDLGHAARYATHLVVMADGAVVAAGPPAEVLTAELVERVYGLACVVVPDPVTGTPLVVPRGRQERRPR; translated from the coding sequence GTGAGCGAGCAGACCGGTCGGGCGGCGTCGAGGCTGCCGAGGCTCGAGGCGCAGCACCTGCGCCTGGGGTACGAGGGGCGCGCCGTCGCCGACGACCTCTCCCTCGCGGTCCCCGACGGGTCCTTCACCGCCGTCGTCGGGCCCAACGCCTGCGGCAAGTCGACCCTGCTGCGGGCCTTCTCCCGGCTGCTGCGCCCGCAGGGCGGGACCGTGCTGCTCGACGGGCAGACCCTCGCCTCCTACCGGCCCAAGGAGGCGGCGCGGCGGATCGGGCTGCTGCCGCAGTCGGCCAGCGCGCCCGAGGGCATCACCGCGGGCGACCTCGTGGCCCGCGGCCGCTACCCCCACCAGGGGCTGGTGCGGCAGTGGTCGGCGGCGGACGAGGTGGCCGTGGCCGAGGCGATGGTCGCCACCGGGGTGGACGAGCTGCGCGACCGGCTGGTGGAGGAGCTGTCCGGTGGCCAGCGCCAGCGGGTGTGGGTGGCCGTGGCGCTGGCGCAGCAGACCCCGCTGCTCCTGCTCGACGAGCCGACCACCTTCCTGGACATCGCCCACCAGGTGGAGCTGATGGACCTGTTCGCCGACCTCCACGAGGCGGGGACGACGGTGGTGGCCGTCCTGCACGACCTCGGGCACGCGGCCCGCTACGCCACGCACCTCGTGGTCATGGCCGACGGCGCTGTGGTGGCCGCCGGGCCTCCGGCCGAGGTGCTCACGGCAGAGCTGGTCGAGCGCGTCTACGGCCTCGCCTGCGTCGTCGTCCCCGACCCGGTCACGGGGACGCCGCTGGTCGTGCCCCGCGGGCGGCAGGAGCGCCGACCCCGCTGA